A genomic window from Anthocerotibacter panamensis C109 includes:
- a CDS encoding DedA family protein encodes MFETIQSFVENLVQNLQPFLEANGYWLISLVVFLENAGIPLPGETMLILASAFASQGKLNFAGVLAAAITGAVLGDNMGYFLGRKFGRGLILRYGKIFGLTPPKFEKAEVNFLKNSSWAVFFGRFIILLRILAGPLAGIANMPWPRFFLFNALGAICWATAIGTASFFFGKQVEAFFQGLGVWALVITVVLVILFSITREWWEERKLQRELAQDRAKSKDGPT; translated from the coding sequence ATGTTCGAGACGATTCAAAGCTTTGTTGAGAATCTAGTCCAGAATCTGCAACCCTTCTTGGAAGCCAATGGCTACTGGCTGATTTCTCTGGTCGTCTTTCTAGAGAATGCTGGAATTCCCCTACCGGGGGAGACCATGCTCATCCTCGCCAGTGCCTTTGCTTCTCAGGGCAAACTCAATTTTGCAGGTGTGCTCGCCGCTGCCATAACCGGGGCAGTCCTTGGCGATAATATGGGCTACTTCCTGGGCCGAAAGTTTGGTCGGGGGCTCATCCTGCGCTACGGCAAAATCTTTGGCCTCACGCCACCTAAATTTGAGAAAGCCGAAGTGAACTTCCTGAAGAACAGTTCCTGGGCCGTATTTTTTGGACGGTTTATCATTCTGTTGCGCATACTTGCCGGTCCTCTGGCGGGGATTGCCAATATGCCCTGGCCCAGATTTTTCTTGTTTAATGCGCTGGGTGCTATCTGTTGGGCTACAGCCATTGGTACAGCCAGTTTCTTTTTTGGTAAACAGGTAGAGGCGTTCTTTCAGGGGTTGGGCGTGTGGGCACTGGTCATTACCGTCGTCTTGGTGATCCTCTTCTCCATCACGCGGGAGTGGTGGGAGGAGCGCAAACTCCAGCGCGAACTAGCCCAGGACCGGGCAAAGTCCAAAGATGGACCGACTTGA
- a CDS encoding M42 family metallopeptidase: protein MTDLRDELYATIEQLVLLHSPSGDEREMDHHLLQVLTGGKARVWQDEAGNVIAHFSGASAEKALAITAHKDEIGMIVHRVEADGRLRLNRLGGSFPWIYGEGVVDVLGRVATIPGILSFGSRHVSHQSPQKAQQLETALKWEHVWIETFLSPEALKAAGVAPGTRVVVGKHRKRPLRMGDRVASYTLDNKASMAVLLLLARELDNLPRDTYFIFSAQEEVGGLGALHFTHRTPITEMIALEVTPVSVEYPVQFNDDPVLLSADSYSYYDLGLNQRLEQCAENLGIVLQAVVLSGFGSDASLAVKQGYVAQVACLGFPTENTHGYEIASLQALARLYAVLKAYVSG, encoded by the coding sequence ATGACCGACCTACGTGACGAACTCTACGCGACGATTGAACAGTTAGTCCTGCTCCACTCCCCGAGCGGCGATGAACGGGAGATGGACCATCATTTGCTCCAGGTTTTGACCGGAGGAAAAGCCCGCGTCTGGCAGGATGAAGCGGGCAATGTCATCGCTCACTTCTCGGGAGCCAGTGCCGAAAAAGCCCTGGCTATCACTGCCCATAAAGATGAGATTGGGATGATCGTCCATCGGGTCGAGGCGGACGGGCGGCTACGCCTCAATCGGCTGGGAGGCTCCTTCCCCTGGATCTATGGCGAGGGGGTGGTGGATGTGTTGGGCCGCGTCGCGACCATTCCTGGCATCTTGTCCTTTGGTTCGCGCCATGTCTCCCATCAGTCCCCCCAAAAAGCACAACAACTGGAAACCGCGCTCAAGTGGGAACACGTCTGGATCGAGACGTTCCTCAGCCCCGAAGCGCTCAAGGCGGCAGGGGTGGCTCCGGGCACCCGCGTGGTCGTCGGTAAACACCGCAAACGGCCTCTGCGGATGGGGGACCGAGTGGCGAGCTACACCCTCGACAACAAAGCCTCGATGGCCGTACTACTCCTGTTGGCCCGTGAATTGGACAACCTACCTCGGGATACCTACTTTATTTTTTCGGCCCAGGAAGAAGTCGGGGGGCTAGGAGCCCTGCACTTCACCCACCGCACCCCCATCACGGAAATGATTGCCCTGGAGGTCACCCCGGTCTCTGTGGAATACCCGGTGCAGTTCAATGACGACCCGGTGCTCCTGAGCGCAGACAGCTACAGCTATTACGACCTAGGGCTAAATCAAAGGCTCGAGCAGTGCGCTGAGAATCTGGGCATCGTGCTCCAAGCGGTTGTCTTAAGCGGCTTCGGCTCAGATGCTTCTTTGGCGGTGAAACAAGGCTATGTGGCTCAGGTCGCCTGTCTCGGCTTCCCCACCGAAAATACCCACGGGTATGAAATTGCTTCGCTCCAGGCGCTAGCTCGGCTGTACGCGGTGCTCAAAGCATATGTGAGCGGCTGA
- a CDS encoding 2Fe-2S iron-sulfur cluster-binding protein — protein sequence MGGKNPYYDEPEYTLPDRPYTVTFWDAGHSTTVTVDPSKIPYGDDGLPGSLLDIALAHRVLINHACGGVCACSTCHVYVREGMKSCNPAQDSEEEQLDNAPHILMGKSRLACQCIPDGSQDLVVEVPGWNRNLANEGVPL from the coding sequence ATGGGCGGCAAAAATCCCTATTATGACGAACCGGAGTACACGCTCCCCGACCGCCCCTATACGGTGACCTTTTGGGATGCAGGGCACAGCACGACGGTCACGGTGGACCCGAGCAAAATCCCCTATGGGGATGACGGTCTGCCGGGGAGCCTTTTGGATATCGCTTTGGCCCATCGGGTGCTCATTAACCACGCCTGCGGCGGCGTGTGCGCCTGCTCTACCTGCCATGTCTACGTGCGCGAGGGCATGAAGTCCTGCAATCCGGCCCAAGATAGCGAAGAGGAACAACTCGACAACGCCCCCCATATCCTGATGGGTAAGTCGCGCCTTGCCTGTCAGTGCATTCCTGATGGCAGCCAAGATTTGGTGGTGGAAGTCCCTGGGTGGAACCGCAACCTAGCCAATGAAGGCGTACCCCTTTGA
- a CDS encoding acetylornithine transaminase, producing MDGSFDTKTFDDVIMHTYARFPLALERGAGCRVWDTDGRAYLDFVAGIATCSLGHAHPQLTEAITAQAQRLLHVSNLYYIPEQGALARWLVERSVADKVFFCNSGAEANESAIKLARKYAYTTRHISAPEIITAQASFHGRTMGAVTATGQPKYHKYFAPLLPGFSYVPYNDLAALEAALTPNTAAILLEPLQGEGGVVPGEREYFQAVRRICDERDILLIFDEVQVGMGRTGYLWAYQHLGVEPDLLTLAKALGGGIPIGALCAREKFAVFQPGDHASTFGGNPFACGVALAACRILEAQNLVANARLRGEQLQVGLTKLAQRFPEQVAGVRGWGLIQGLVLQEDRAVQVVNAALQQGLLLVPAGASVVRLVPPLIVTSTEIEEALDLLGRALASLRAPVLVP from the coding sequence GTGGACGGGAGCTTCGATACTAAAACCTTTGACGACGTGATTATGCATACCTACGCCCGCTTTCCCCTTGCTCTAGAGCGCGGAGCGGGTTGCCGGGTATGGGATACCGATGGTCGGGCCTACCTCGATTTCGTGGCTGGGATCGCCACCTGTAGTCTGGGGCACGCCCATCCCCAACTGACCGAAGCCATCACCGCCCAAGCGCAGCGCCTCCTCCACGTCTCCAACCTCTACTACATCCCCGAACAAGGAGCCCTCGCCCGTTGGTTGGTCGAACGCTCCGTGGCGGATAAAGTCTTTTTCTGCAATTCTGGGGCTGAGGCCAACGAATCTGCCATCAAACTCGCCCGCAAATATGCCTACACTACCCGCCACATCAGCGCACCGGAGATTATCACGGCGCAGGCGAGCTTCCACGGGCGCACGATGGGTGCTGTCACCGCCACCGGTCAACCCAAATACCATAAATATTTCGCGCCGCTCCTACCGGGCTTTAGCTATGTACCCTACAACGATCTCGCCGCCCTCGAAGCCGCCCTCACCCCCAACACCGCCGCTATTCTCTTGGAGCCCTTGCAAGGAGAAGGAGGCGTGGTCCCTGGAGAACGGGAATATTTCCAGGCTGTCCGCCGGATCTGTGACGAGCGGGATATTCTACTCATCTTTGACGAAGTTCAGGTCGGTATGGGCCGCACAGGCTATCTCTGGGCCTACCAGCATCTGGGGGTCGAGCCGGACCTGCTGACCCTGGCGAAAGCGCTCGGAGGCGGTATTCCTATTGGGGCGCTTTGTGCTCGGGAGAAGTTTGCGGTCTTTCAGCCCGGAGACCATGCCAGTACCTTTGGCGGGAATCCTTTCGCCTGTGGGGTTGCACTAGCTGCCTGCCGGATTCTGGAGGCGCAAAATCTCGTCGCCAATGCCCGTCTGCGCGGCGAACAACTGCAAGTTGGGCTCACCAAACTGGCGCAACGCTTTCCAGAACAGGTGGCGGGGGTGCGCGGTTGGGGCTTGATTCAAGGGTTGGTGCTCCAGGAAGACCGTGCGGTTCAGGTGGTGAACGCCGCACTCCAACAGGGTTTACTCTTAGTCCCAGCGGGGGCGAGCGTCGTTCGTCTGGTCCCACCGCTCATCGTCACGAGTACCGAGATTGAAGAAGCGCTAGATTTACTCGGGCGCGCCTTGGCTTCTCTGCGTGCGCCGGTGTTGGTGCCTTGA
- a CDS encoding helix-turn-helix domain-containing protein produces the protein MSLATLEHLTGGEGGFPHLLKTWRQKRRLSQLDLALSSGVSQRHISFLESGRAKPSRSMILQLSETLAVPLRDRNDWLTAAGFAPVFKSRPLDDPQMVQVMSAVRMMLTNHVPFPAIAIDRAWNIRMSNAPFDMVSAIIGADVWTRVGGMQRNLMRLFFHPNGIKPYVTNWKAIAPLLWHRAQREAEALGGKEMKQVLSELSQYQDADTLWAAEGAALVPVLPLEIEKDGVRISLFTVIATFGTAQDVTADELRIESLFPADEATERLFRSAA, from the coding sequence ATGTCGCTAGCAACCCTAGAGCATCTCACCGGCGGGGAAGGCGGCTTTCCGCACCTTCTGAAAACGTGGCGTCAGAAGCGCCGTCTGTCCCAGCTCGACCTCGCGCTATCGTCGGGTGTCTCGCAGCGTCACATCAGCTTTCTGGAATCGGGCCGTGCCAAACCCAGCCGGAGCATGATCTTGCAACTCAGCGAAACCTTGGCAGTGCCATTGCGCGACCGAAACGATTGGCTAACTGCGGCGGGATTTGCGCCCGTTTTCAAATCCCGCCCCTTGGACGATCCGCAGATGGTCCAAGTCATGAGCGCGGTTCGGATGATGCTCACGAACCATGTGCCGTTTCCGGCGATTGCGATTGATCGCGCCTGGAATATCCGCATGTCGAACGCGCCCTTCGATATGGTGAGTGCGATAATCGGCGCGGATGTCTGGACGCGCGTGGGTGGAATGCAACGCAATCTGATGCGCCTGTTCTTCCATCCGAACGGCATCAAGCCCTATGTCACGAATTGGAAGGCCATCGCGCCGCTACTCTGGCACCGCGCGCAGCGCGAGGCGGAAGCCCTAGGTGGCAAGGAGATGAAACAGGTGCTATCCGAACTCAGCCAGTATCAAGACGCTGATACGCTGTGGGCCGCAGAAGGTGCGGCACTAGTGCCCGTGCTACCCCTTGAGATTGAAAAGGACGGTGTGCGTATCTCGCTCTTCACGGTCATTGCGACCTTCGGCACCGCGCAAGACGTGACCGCAGACGAACTGCGTATCGAAAGCCTGTTCCCCGCAGATGAAGCGACGGAGCGCCTGTTCCGCAGTGCTGCTTGA
- a CDS encoding DUF2834 domain-containing protein, whose protein sequence is MDVGYFGIIEPHFRSWGGGQVLTDLVILAVLACIWMVRDARERGLTAWPFIVITLFAGSFGPLLYLVMRELGGSDDR, encoded by the coding sequence ATGGACGTTGGCTATTTTGGCATTATCGAACCGCATTTCCGTAGCTGGGGTGGCGGTCAGGTTCTCACCGATTTGGTCATCTTGGCGGTCTTGGCGTGTATTTGGATGGTCCGCGATGCGCGCGAACGCGGGCTTACAGCGTGGCCGTTTATTGTCATCACGTTGTTTGCTGGGTCGTTCGGACCTCTGCTCTATTTGGTGATGCGCGAGTTGGGCGGATCGGATGATCGATGA
- a CDS encoding type III-B CRISPR-associated protein Cas10/Cmr2 produces MTNEDNQAYYRRKLFALLHDPQLKSLYKKKGGKGPWEKLKVLNQHKHIKKWWDENGIESDTIGATSDRVSIAKEDKIYCNALQEDGKTSLEIRHPISGQSHRLIFDGLLNENELKSFEEEGLKDILESENPEEVFWWCWRFYPEKVAQAIGNQQSLLLPAETRIPDCPIHSHNSTVSAIAGALFPKIWKSGKSEYPYLLIFTFSPIQEFIKSSRKFLDFWAGSYLLHYLSAHLCWYVAKNYGPDAVITPSLWGQEIIDAFIREDEELGLKEFLPPAKLESLTTAGFPNVITVLVSGEVEAKKLGEKLTQKLNEEWKTIGTKVREAIKKNIMAVVTEKLWNELAPEFGGNSPENPSRREFLGYQQGGQWEWNKLWDAQLEGTWEHYWTAVPLGDPNQDLSINREKENYSNWKTYQNEIAQARTELPTPAEERSFNMINVGTWWGSLQGRLGQLIQAVKNTRNWELPVAPGERSTISGQYSAAHPRHLYNERFREGGGLPAQSMRLFWRVMAEAFPGLFNGSERLNCIELTKRMAWVHGGVAESLGVNVTTATGQPDYEALIRFPNLSSIAAARFAYEHPEKIKEYWEVLNRSIHAELPRYREKFGSLTRRPFQVPNVDQALGDYNGVMFSSKWLADDLGVEESQTLRELVSSAHKEEESQTLRELVSSAHKEIDIKDWSPADWWVIVLGDGDSMGSYVNGSRLKTYEHYLATETCEKLSDRGGDWAELLNTKKRMGPATHVGLNRALLDFSNQLVPYLTEDRFCGRVVYAGGDDVMAVLPLEDTPEYLLSLRAAWSGAEDPKGKFKDEGGYWEPKSALKGLPDRPLFTMGKDATMSLGIIFAHKSVPLPTVLENLWEAEKERAKKLVGVGKATDPGFIPAKDGLCFRVIYSSGNTLEALMKGHLYQDWWEFMQLADSEFSPVLYRLCEELPLRCVVTGDLKLFHKASEAILERREKKLSDDLKNALLDWIDKWEKWAWGAYWKDKLDKQPLGVKPEDLAQLLRFSAFWLDKMGNLTQFDPKPAHEQQEGT; encoded by the coding sequence ATGACCAACGAAGACAACCAAGCCTACTACCGCCGTAAGCTTTTTGCCCTGTTGCATGACCCGCAACTGAAGAGTTTGTATAAAAAAAAAGGAGGAAAAGGTCCATGGGAAAAACTAAAAGTTTTAAATCAGCACAAGCATATCAAAAAATGGTGGGATGAAAATGGAATTGAGTCTGACACTATTGGGGCAACATCTGACCGGGTATCTATCGCCAAAGAAGATAAAATTTACTGCAATGCTCTTCAAGAAGATGGCAAAACCAGTTTAGAAATTCGCCATCCGATCAGCGGTCAGTCCCATCGGTTAATATTTGACGGGTTATTAAACGAGAATGAATTAAAATCTTTTGAAGAAGAAGGGCTTAAAGATATTTTAGAGTCAGAAAATCCTGAAGAAGTATTTTGGTGGTGCTGGCGCTTTTATCCCGAAAAAGTTGCTCAAGCCATAGGTAACCAACAATCACTTCTGCTTCCTGCCGAAACTCGTATCCCCGATTGCCCAATTCATAGCCACAACAGCACTGTATCCGCAATAGCTGGTGCTTTATTTCCAAAAATCTGGAAATCAGGTAAATCCGAATATCCTTACCTACTTATCTTCACCTTTTCCCCCATCCAAGAGTTTATAAAATCCTCGCGTAAGTTCCTTGATTTCTGGGCGGGGTCTTACTTATTGCACTACCTGAGCGCCCATCTCTGTTGGTATGTCGCCAAAAACTATGGCCCCGATGCTGTGATTACCCCCTCGCTTTGGGGACAGGAGATTATTGATGCGTTTATTCGTGAAGATGAAGAACTTGGTTTAAAAGAGTTTTTACCTCCTGCAAAGCTAGAATCCCTAACTACCGCCGGATTCCCCAATGTCATCACCGTGCTTGTCTCTGGTGAAGTAGAAGCTAAAAAACTAGGCGAAAAACTAACCCAAAAACTCAATGAAGAATGGAAGACGATTGGTACTAAAGTCCGGGAAGCTATCAAAAAGAACATCATGGCTGTTGTAACCGAGAAGCTCTGGAATGAGCTAGCACCGGAATTTGGAGGTAACTCACCTGAAAACCCATCCCGGCGCGAATTCTTGGGTTATCAGCAAGGCGGACAGTGGGAATGGAACAAGCTCTGGGATGCGCAACTCGAAGGCACCTGGGAACACTACTGGACCGCCGTTCCACTCGGTGATCCAAATCAAGATTTAAGTATAAATCGGGAAAAAGAAAACTACTCTAACTGGAAAACGTACCAAAATGAAATCGCTCAAGCCCGTACCGAACTCCCCACACCTGCTGAAGAACGTTCCTTTAACATGATCAACGTTGGTACATGGTGGGGGAGCCTCCAAGGACGCTTAGGCCAACTGATCCAAGCCGTAAAAAACACCCGCAACTGGGAACTCCCCGTCGCCCCCGGTGAACGCTCCACTATCTCCGGGCAATACAGCGCCGCCCATCCCCGCCATCTCTATAATGAACGTTTCCGCGAAGGCGGCGGACTCCCCGCCCAATCCATGCGCCTTTTTTGGCGCGTCATGGCAGAAGCATTCCCCGGACTTTTTAACGGTTCAGAGCGGCTCAACTGCATCGAACTGACCAAACGCATGGCCTGGGTCCATGGCGGAGTTGCGGAATCTTTGGGTGTAAATGTAACCACAGCAACAGGACAGCCTGACTACGAAGCCCTGATCCGTTTCCCAAACCTTAGTTCCATCGCCGCTGCCCGTTTTGCCTACGAACATCCAGAAAAAATCAAAGAGTACTGGGAGGTTCTCAACCGCTCAATACACGCTGAGCTTCCTCGCTACCGTGAGAAGTTTGGTTCCCTGACCCGTCGGCCCTTTCAAGTTCCCAATGTTGACCAAGCGCTAGGCGATTACAACGGAGTCATGTTCTCTAGCAAATGGTTAGCCGATGACCTGGGAGTTGAAGAATCGCAGACTCTACGCGAGCTAGTTAGTAGTGCGCACAAAGAAGAAGAATCGCAGACTCTACGCGAGCTAGTTAGTAGTGCGCACAAAGAAATAGATATCAAAGACTGGAGTCCCGCAGACTGGTGGGTAATCGTGCTCGGTGATGGCGACAGTATGGGTAGTTATGTCAATGGCAGCCGACTGAAAACCTATGAGCATTACCTTGCTACCGAAACCTGTGAAAAGTTAAGCGACCGGGGTGGAGATTGGGCTGAATTGCTTAACACCAAAAAACGCATGGGGCCCGCTACCCACGTCGGCCTAAACCGCGCCCTATTAGACTTCTCCAACCAACTCGTCCCCTACCTCACCGAAGACCGCTTCTGTGGCAGAGTCGTCTATGCCGGGGGCGATGATGTCATGGCAGTACTCCCCCTTGAAGATACACCGGAATACTTGCTTTCTCTGCGTGCCGCCTGGAGCGGAGCAGAAGATCCAAAGGGTAAATTCAAAGATGAGGGTGGTTACTGGGAACCCAAATCGGCCCTAAAGGGACTACCCGACCGACCCCTCTTCACCATGGGCAAGGACGCCACCATGAGCTTGGGGATTATCTTCGCTCACAAGAGCGTGCCCCTGCCCACAGTTCTAGAAAATCTCTGGGAAGCCGAAAAAGAACGCGCCAAAAAATTAGTGGGCGTTGGCAAAGCCACTGACCCCGGCTTTATTCCCGCCAAAGATGGCCTCTGTTTCCGCGTCATCTACAGCTCCGGCAACACCCTCGAAGCCCTGATGAAAGGCCACCTTTACCAGGATTGGTGGGAATTCATGCAATTGGCAGACAGCGAATTCTCCCCCGTCCTCTACCGCCTCTGTGAAGAACTCCCCCTCCGTTGCGTCGTCACAGGCGACCTAAAGTTATTTCATAAAGCTAGCGAAGCCATTCTTGAGCGCCGCGAGAAAAAATTGAGCGACGACCTAAAAAATGCACTGCTTGACTGGATCGACAAATGGGAAAAATGGGCCTGGGGAGCCTATTGGAAAGATAAGCTTGACAAGCAACCCCTCGGCGTAAAGCCTGAAGACCTCGCCCAACTCCTGCGCTTTAGCGCCTTCTGGCTCGACAAAATGGGCAACCTTACCCAATTTGACCCAAAACCCGCTCATGAACAGCAGGAGGGGACATGA
- a CDS encoding type III-B CRISPR module-associated Cmr3 family protein, producing MMHWHIVEPLDVLLFREAKPFSPGAGSWAKSLFPPMPITVFQALRSALEQYTNTQQSQRRDLEFLGPFLINGEDDLWLPTPKDLLAVKTRSPSEKETPNDNLSDKSNDWEFTHRLLPIPEQHKYVFADDDLQVMVPPQLAPNEFICGRPEPWIKEEALVKYLKGDTLQESDEFCDNPWGSQVLPHILIQDDKRQVAEEAGYFTEVAVRMKSGWRFACALSVRLPQTTVRLGGEGHRALVYHAPSSVTEAYQALGPFEKRPDTAKFAYLLTPALAEVSSGVYSVYPNNWKEHLSGCVSDRAVLWGGVSALRRKVGTDQTSPPEFALLPQRAYVPAGTVYRFKGKGPPNNRLLPVLDTPWLDTLRSLNYGKLLWSTEK from the coding sequence ATGATGCACTGGCACATCGTCGAACCCCTGGATGTCCTGCTCTTTCGGGAAGCCAAACCCTTCAGCCCCGGAGCCGGTTCCTGGGCCAAAAGCCTCTTCCCGCCCATGCCCATCACCGTCTTCCAGGCATTGCGCTCTGCCCTAGAGCAATACACCAATACACAGCAGTCCCAACGTCGAGACCTAGAATTCCTTGGTCCCTTCCTGATTAATGGCGAAGACGACCTCTGGCTGCCCACCCCCAAAGACCTCCTTGCCGTCAAAACTCGTTCTCCCAGCGAAAAAGAAACCCCCAACGATAACCTCAGTGATAAGTCCAACGATTGGGAATTCACCCATCGTCTGCTCCCCATCCCCGAACAGCACAAGTACGTCTTTGCCGACGACGACCTCCAGGTAATGGTACCGCCCCAGTTAGCCCCCAACGAGTTCATCTGCGGGCGACCCGAACCTTGGATCAAAGAAGAAGCCCTAGTCAAATACCTCAAGGGCGACACCTTACAAGAGTCTGACGAGTTTTGTGACAATCCCTGGGGTAGTCAAGTCCTCCCCCACATCCTGATCCAAGACGACAAACGCCAAGTCGCCGAAGAAGCGGGCTACTTCACCGAAGTCGCCGTGCGCATGAAATCCGGCTGGCGCTTCGCCTGTGCTCTCAGTGTCCGCTTGCCTCAAACCACCGTCCGTCTAGGAGGAGAGGGTCATCGTGCCTTGGTTTATCACGCTCCCTCCTCTGTAACCGAGGCTTACCAAGCTCTAGGCCCTTTCGAGAAACGCCCTGACACAGCAAAATTCGCGTACCTGCTCACCCCCGCTCTTGCCGAGGTCAGCTCCGGCGTTTACAGCGTTTACCCCAACAACTGGAAAGAGCATCTCAGCGGTTGTGTCAGTGACCGAGCTGTTTTGTGGGGAGGAGTCTCCGCCCTACGGCGTAAAGTTGGCACAGACCAAACTTCCCCACCAGAATTTGCGCTCCTTCCCCAACGAGCCTACGTTCCCGCCGGGACAGTCTACCGCTTCAAAGGAAAAGGGCCACCAAATAACCGGCTTTTGCCCGTTCTGGACACCCCCTGGCTCGATACCCTCCGCTCCCTCAACTACGGCAAGTTACTTTGGAGTACTGAAAAATGA
- the cmr4 gene encoding type III-B CRISPR module RAMP protein Cmr4 — MNLCYLYLLSPLHTGGTTQEGNLLGIAREVHTDLPYVPSSTLRGRLRASTHKEQVKTLWGNDIDDVIKGGDSNLTQGALWVGDGAILWFPIPSLSHGVVWISSPFLLKRWSRITGQTLAIPPVGSFSHHNNNQALYLKDAIIQPNQLHAWREWQNFRTAHPEATTIEKVLILSDQDCSILIQSSLWRQVKVKLSDKKNVDKKNVKNGFRYEEAIPPETLMYFPWGTTAATKNGATPSATTQFQKLITDHSAIQIGGQESLGRGFCSVSLGGNHA; from the coding sequence ATGAACCTCTGTTACTTATACCTCCTCTCCCCCCTTCACACTGGAGGAACTACCCAAGAAGGAAATTTGCTTGGAATTGCCCGTGAAGTTCATACCGATCTACCTTATGTTCCCTCCAGCACGCTGCGGGGTCGTCTTCGGGCTTCTACACATAAGGAGCAGGTAAAGACCCTTTGGGGAAATGATATTGATGATGTAATCAAAGGAGGAGATAGTAACCTCACACAAGGAGCCTTGTGGGTAGGAGATGGTGCTATTCTCTGGTTTCCAATACCCTCTTTGAGCCATGGTGTGGTTTGGATTAGCTCACCTTTCCTGCTTAAGCGATGGTCAAGAATCACCGGTCAAACTCTAGCCATCCCACCAGTAGGGAGCTTCAGTCACCACAATAATAATCAAGCCCTATATTTGAAGGATGCTATTATCCAGCCGAACCAGTTACACGCTTGGCGGGAATGGCAGAACTTCCGCACTGCTCATCCTGAGGCAACAACTATTGAAAAAGTCCTTATCCTAAGTGATCAAGACTGCTCAATTCTGATCCAATCCAGCCTTTGGCGACAGGTCAAGGTAAAACTCAGTGATAAAAAAAATGTCGATAAAAAAAATGTCAAAAACGGATTTAGGTATGAGGAGGCAATACCACCAGAAACTTTGATGTACTTTCCCTGGGGTACCACAGCCGCCACTAAAAATGGAGCCACTCCAAGCGCTACAACGCAATTCCAAAAGCTCATAACTGACCATTCAGCGATCCAGATTGGTGGTCAAGAGAGCCTTGGACGTGGATTCTGTTCAGTGAGCCTGGGAGGTAACCATGCTTGA